In Methanosarcina barkeri MS, a single window of DNA contains:
- a CDS encoding 30S ribosomal protein S4e: MTHQKRLSIPRSWKAGKKGYKWVSATHPGPHSQARSLPLGIIIRDILKLVDNSREGKRILSEGKVLVDGIPRKDLRFPVGLFDVITLPLINETYRMFQDEKGRLALHKLDATNVNKLCRINNKTTLKGGKVQLNLNDGTNIPGSNEYSTKDSLILSLPDKHIVKHLQFKVGNLAMVVGGQHSGEIGKITEIREVKSSRHNTVAISGETDFETIEDYVIVIGEDKPEIRLGGEVIE, translated from the coding sequence GTGACACACCAGAAAAGATTATCAATTCCAAGAAGCTGGAAGGCCGGGAAAAAAGGTTATAAGTGGGTCTCCGCCACTCACCCGGGGCCTCACAGTCAGGCACGCAGTCTTCCGCTCGGAATCATAATTCGTGATATTCTCAAGCTTGTAGATAATAGCAGGGAAGGTAAGAGGATTCTCTCGGAAGGCAAAGTTCTTGTAGATGGAATCCCCAGGAAAGACCTCAGGTTTCCGGTTGGGCTTTTTGACGTAATTACACTCCCTCTCATAAATGAAACATACAGAATGTTCCAGGATGAAAAGGGACGTCTTGCCCTTCACAAGCTGGACGCGACAAACGTTAACAAATTGTGCAGGATCAACAACAAGACTACCCTCAAAGGAGGAAAGGTGCAGCTTAACCTGAATGACGGGACCAACATTCCGGGTTCTAACGAATACAGCACAAAGGACTCTCTGATTCTCTCATTGCCTGACAAGCATATAGTAAAGCACCTGCAGTTCAAGGTCGGCAATCTGGCAATGGTAGTAGGTGGCCAGCACTCTGGAGAAATCGGAAAGATCACTGAAATCAGGGAAGTTAAGAGTTCCAGGCACAATACAGTCGCGATTTCTGGGGAAACCGATTTCGAAACAATTGAAGATTACGTTATTGTTATAGGCGAGGACAAGCCTGAGATCCGGCTCGGTGGTGAGGTAATTGAGTAA
- the rplX gene encoding 50S ribosomal protein L24 has product MVSKQPRKQRKARYNAPLHVRQKFMGAKLSEELSKEYGTRSAAVIAGDTVKVMRGDYKGTEGKVQTVSLQDGTISVDGVISTKVDDTEVPRPIYPSNVMITKLEMKDGRRASSIKK; this is encoded by the coding sequence ATGGTATCCAAACAGCCTAGAAAGCAGAGAAAGGCAAGATATAATGCGCCTCTGCACGTCAGACAGAAATTCATGGGCGCAAAGCTTAGTGAAGAACTCTCCAAAGAGTATGGCACAAGGAGCGCCGCAGTTATAGCGGGAGACACCGTGAAGGTCATGCGTGGAGATTATAAGGGTACTGAAGGAAAGGTCCAGACCGTTTCGCTTCAGGACGGCACAATTTCTGTGGACGGAGTTATTTCCACCAAGGTGGATGACACCGAAGTCCCAAGACCTATATACCCCTCCAATGTTATGATCACAAAACTGGAAATGAAGGACGGGCGCAGAGCATCAAGTATTAAGAAGTGA
- the rpl14p gene encoding 50S ribosomal protein L14 produces MKGIRSNIPRALNAGAKVPCVDNTGAKVVEIISVKKYRGVKNRMPCAGIGDMCVVSVKKGTPEMRKQVLLAVVVRQKQEFRRPDGLRVSFEDNAMVITDEEGIPKGTDIKGPIAREVAERYPKIGTTASIIV; encoded by the coding sequence ATGAAAGGCATACGCTCCAACATCCCAAGGGCTCTCAACGCAGGCGCCAAGGTTCCCTGTGTGGACAACACCGGAGCCAAGGTCGTTGAGATTATTTCTGTCAAGAAGTACAGAGGGGTCAAGAACAGAATGCCCTGCGCAGGAATTGGGGACATGTGCGTCGTCTCAGTAAAAAAAGGTACACCAGAAATGAGAAAGCAGGTTCTCCTTGCAGTAGTGGTTCGCCAGAAGCAGGAGTTCCGCCGTCCGGATGGGTTGCGTGTGTCCTTTGAGGACAATGCAATGGTAATTACGGATGAAGAAGGGATTCCAAAAGGTACGGACATAAAAGGTCCTATAGCAAGAGAAGTAGCTGAGAGGTACCCCAAGATCGGGACCACAGCATCTATCATTGTCTGA
- a CDS encoding 30S ribosomal protein S17, whose protein sequence is MAKDIGLNIPAPSEECNDLYCPFHGTLSVRGQILVGTVVSSKMDNTVVIERQYMKLVPKYQRYEKRRSKVHAHNPPCISAKVGDIVTIAECRRISKTKSYVVVKAEVPK, encoded by the coding sequence ATGGCAAAAGATATTGGATTAAACATACCGGCGCCATCAGAAGAATGTAATGATTTATACTGTCCCTTCCACGGAACACTTTCAGTAAGGGGTCAAATCCTTGTGGGCACCGTGGTTAGCAGCAAGATGGACAATACGGTAGTTATTGAAAGGCAATACATGAAATTGGTGCCGAAATACCAGAGATACGAGAAGAGACGTTCAAAGGTTCACGCACACAACCCGCCTTGCATTTCAGCAAAAGTCGGGGATATCGTTACGATCGCAGAATGCAGACGTATAAGCAAAACGAAGTCCTATGTGGTAGTTAAAGCGGAGGTGCCCAAATGA
- the rnp1 gene encoding ribonuclease P protein component 1, which translates to MKSKVEILPSTLIYHELIGLEIQVIRSTNPALIGIRGRVINETKNLLIIENSRSRELKIPKADSEFLFRIPAELSEKGRRSDTFVKIQGNLLLSQPENRIKNIKKLRKWG; encoded by the coding sequence ATGAAATCTAAAGTGGAAATTCTACCTTCGACCCTTATCTACCATGAACTGATAGGGCTCGAAATTCAGGTGATTCGTTCCACTAATCCAGCATTGATAGGAATCCGCGGCCGGGTGATTAACGAAACGAAAAATCTGTTAATCATAGAAAACTCAAGGTCGCGGGAACTGAAGATTCCAAAGGCGGATTCGGAATTTCTCTTCCGAATCCCTGCCGAGCTCTCAGAAAAAGGCCGCAGATCCGATACATTCGTTAAAATTCAGGGAAACCTGCTGCTCTCACAACCCGAAAATCGGATCAAGAACATCAAAAAGTTACGCAAATGGGGCTAA
- the rpmC gene encoding 50S ribosomal protein L29 has translation MAILRPTEIRDMSLEERADELENLNSELVRERALTSAGGAPENPGRIGEIRRTIARIKTIQHELNEI, from the coding sequence ATGGCAATCCTCAGACCCACAGAAATTCGAGACATGTCACTTGAGGAGCGGGCTGACGAACTCGAGAACCTTAACAGTGAACTGGTCAGGGAACGTGCCCTTACTTCCGCAGGTGGAGCTCCTGAAAACCCGGGAAGAATCGGAGAAATCAGGAGAACGATTGCTCGGATAAAGACAATTCAGCATGAGCTAAATGAAATCTAA
- a CDS encoding 30S ribosomal protein S3 codes for MAIERKFVSDGFVKASMDEYFAEQLNRAGYGGMELNRTPMGTQIVIYSEKPGMVIGKAGKVIRKLTRDVAARYNLENPQIDAQEVKKPELNAQMMASRLAASIERGWYFRKAGHNTIRAVMNAGALGCEVVISGKLTGARSRVEKFVDGYIKHSGNPVQEVVDEGFAVAVKKLGTLGCKVRIIQPDVVLPDSYTTTEPSEPVTEPVEKPAEKPAEKPAEAPKKESAAKSKTPAAVPEKPVEAAEVAEPEEAEEEPQAEVAEDIEEAEVIQVEGSEELRRQVNGVWQHKHEGYDYWHPMARVHKEAKE; via the coding sequence ATGGCAATAGAAAGAAAATTCGTCAGTGATGGTTTTGTCAAAGCCTCCATGGACGAGTATTTCGCAGAACAGCTGAATAGAGCTGGATATGGCGGTATGGAGCTTAACAGGACCCCAATGGGCACCCAAATTGTTATTTATTCTGAAAAGCCTGGAATGGTAATCGGAAAAGCCGGGAAGGTCATCCGAAAACTTACCAGAGATGTAGCAGCTAGGTACAACCTCGAAAACCCGCAGATTGATGCTCAGGAAGTTAAGAAACCTGAACTTAATGCTCAGATGATGGCTTCAAGGCTTGCAGCTTCAATTGAGAGAGGCTGGTACTTCAGGAAGGCCGGACACAACACAATTCGGGCAGTTATGAATGCAGGTGCACTTGGCTGTGAAGTCGTAATCTCAGGAAAGCTTACGGGTGCCAGGTCAAGAGTTGAAAAATTCGTTGACGGGTACATAAAGCACTCTGGAAATCCTGTGCAGGAAGTAGTAGACGAAGGATTTGCAGTAGCAGTCAAAAAGCTCGGGACCCTTGGCTGTAAAGTCAGGATCATTCAGCCAGACGTTGTCTTGCCTGACTCATACACTACTACGGAACCAAGTGAGCCTGTAACTGAACCTGTAGAAAAGCCTGCAGAAAAGCCTGCTGAAAAACCTGCCGAAGCTCCTAAAAAGGAAAGTGCGGCAAAATCCAAAACTCCTGCAGCAGTACCTGAGAAACCAGTAGAAGCAGCTGAAGTTGCAGAGCCTGAAGAAGCCGAGGAAGAACCCCAGGCTGAAGTAGCAGAAGACATTGAAGAGGCTGAAGTCATTCAGGTTGAAGGCTCAGAAGAACTTCGAAGACAGGTCAATGGAGTCTGGCAACACAAGCACGAAGGTTACGACTACTGGCATCCCATGGCAAGGGTTCATAAGGAGGCTAAGGAATAA
- a CDS encoding 50S ribosomal protein L22, with the protein MARINYSVKGDPEITSKAMGSELHISPKKSREVCCKIKGMKVPEARKFLEDVIALKQAVPFKRHHDGTGHRKGPMAAGRYPVSASKEILKILKNAESNAEYKGLEPSNMYITHAAIQRGRVIHGFMPRARGRATPKDTDTVNIEMILSEVR; encoded by the coding sequence ATGGCAAGAATTAATTATTCAGTTAAAGGAGACCCTGAGATTACCTCTAAAGCTATGGGTTCTGAACTCCATATTTCCCCTAAAAAGTCCCGTGAAGTCTGCTGCAAAATTAAGGGTATGAAGGTTCCTGAAGCAAGAAAGTTTTTAGAAGATGTAATTGCTTTAAAGCAGGCAGTTCCCTTCAAAAGACATCATGATGGAACAGGACACCGAAAGGGTCCAATGGCTGCAGGCAGGTACCCTGTTAGTGCTTCAAAAGAGATCCTCAAGATCTTGAAGAATGCAGAAAGCAATGCCGAATACAAGGGTCTTGAACCCTCAAATATGTATATTACTCACGCTGCAATTCAGCGCGGGAGGGTAATTCACGGGTTTATGCCAAGAGCCAGAGGGCGGGCAACACCCAAAGACACAGACACTGTAAATATCGAGATGATTCTTTCCGAGGTGCGCTAA
- a CDS encoding 30S ribosomal protein S19, protein MAKKSSSRLPKRKGEYTYRGKTVSELQELSLEEFAELLPSRERRSIKRGFTEGQKKVLHEFKEGKKVRTHHRDLIILPEMIGQTIEIHNGKGFVSVDLQPEMIGHRFGEFAPSRSRVSHGSAGVGATRSSKFVPLK, encoded by the coding sequence ATGGCTAAAAAATCATCATCAAGATTACCAAAGAGAAAGGGTGAGTATACCTACCGCGGGAAAACCGTCTCAGAACTTCAGGAACTGAGTCTTGAAGAGTTTGCAGAACTCCTGCCTTCAAGAGAACGTAGGAGCATCAAACGCGGATTCACAGAAGGACAGAAAAAAGTCCTGCACGAGTTCAAAGAAGGAAAGAAGGTCAGGACTCATCACAGAGACCTAATTATCCTTCCGGAAATGATCGGACAGACTATTGAAATTCATAATGGGAAAGGCTTTGTAAGTGTAGACCTCCAGCCTGAAATGATCGGGCACCGTTTCGGAGAATTCGCACCCTCAAGGTCAAGGGTTTCACATGGCAGTGCCGGTGTGGGAGCAACCCGTTCAAGCAAGTTCGTGCCACTGAAATGA
- a CDS encoding 50S ribosomal protein L2, giving the protein MGKRIISQNRGRGTPTYRAPSHKYKAELRHPRVDENTSIQGKVINLEHDPARSAPIAKVAFETGEELLLLASEGIAVGSTIECGDDADVKPGNIVPIGKVPEGFFICNIESKPNDGGRFVRSSGVYATIVTHEPNRTAVAMPSGNIKWLNPKCRAVVGIVAGGGRVDRPWLKAGKKYHKMKTRAAKYPRVSGVAMNPVDHPFGGGAWKHPGKPTTVSRNAPPGRKVGLIAARRTGMKR; this is encoded by the coding sequence ATGGGTAAAAGAATCATATCACAAAATAGGGGTAGAGGTACTCCTACCTACAGAGCTCCTTCTCACAAGTACAAGGCAGAACTGAGGCACCCCCGTGTTGACGAGAACACGTCGATTCAGGGGAAAGTCATTAATCTCGAGCACGACCCTGCTCGCTCAGCTCCGATAGCAAAAGTTGCCTTTGAAACTGGGGAAGAACTTCTCCTGCTTGCCTCGGAAGGAATTGCAGTAGGGAGCACAATTGAGTGCGGAGACGATGCCGATGTCAAGCCAGGAAATATAGTTCCTATAGGAAAGGTGCCTGAAGGTTTCTTTATCTGCAATATCGAGTCAAAGCCAAATGATGGTGGCAGATTCGTGCGCTCTTCCGGTGTATACGCAACTATCGTAACCCATGAGCCTAACAGGACTGCAGTGGCAATGCCTTCAGGTAACATTAAATGGCTTAATCCTAAGTGCAGAGCAGTTGTTGGTATCGTTGCAGGCGGAGGTCGTGTTGACAGGCCATGGCTCAAAGCCGGAAAAAAGTACCATAAAATGAAAACAAGAGCTGCAAAGTATCCCAGGGTTTCAGGAGTTGCCATGAACCCAGTTGACCACCCATTCGGTGGAGGTGCCTGGAAGCACCCGGGCAAGCCAACAACGGTTAGCAGAAACGCTCCGCCTGGAAGGAAGGTCGGACTGATTGCAGCTAGAAGGACCGGAATGAAGCGCTGA
- a CDS encoding 50S ribosomal protein L23: MSSINYPFVTEKAMMLLDENKLQFIVDTRSNKKQIVVNVEKLYGFKVKSVRTMTTMKGTKKAILTFEDPESAHEIATRIGLM, encoded by the coding sequence ATGAGTTCCATTAATTATCCTTTTGTTACTGAAAAAGCGATGATGTTGCTTGATGAAAACAAGCTCCAGTTTATCGTGGATACCAGGTCAAACAAAAAGCAGATCGTAGTAAATGTTGAAAAACTGTACGGGTTCAAAGTAAAGTCCGTGCGAACCATGACCACCATGAAGGGCACGAAAAAAGCAATCCTGACATTCGAAGATCCTGAATCGGCACACGAGATTGCAACCCGGATAGGACTGATGTGA
- the rpl4p gene encoding 50S ribosomal protein L4, producing MATAKTIDLTGKVVREIELPDVFDVDYRPDLIKKAVLAAQANRLQPYGPRLYAGMETSARGWGSGRGASHIPRLVNSSRAARVPHARGGRRAHPPKPEADRSEKVNTKERRYAIRSAIAATRDPTLVSLRGHIFEAELPIVTENALEDLDKTKQVIEFLQAIGVYEDVLRAKYGRHIRAGRGKLRGRKYKHKKSVLIVVAGESAPILKAARNLSGVDVVTVDSLNAELLAPGTHAGRLTIWTESAVEKLEGAFQ from the coding sequence GATTGAGCTTCCAGACGTCTTTGATGTGGATTACCGACCTGACCTGATTAAAAAGGCAGTGCTTGCGGCACAGGCAAACAGGCTTCAACCCTACGGTCCCCGTCTCTATGCAGGCATGGAAACTTCCGCAAGAGGTTGGGGTTCAGGGCGAGGTGCGTCCCATATTCCGAGGCTCGTAAACAGCAGCAGAGCTGCAAGAGTCCCGCATGCAAGAGGCGGAAGAAGAGCTCACCCACCAAAACCGGAAGCCGACAGAAGCGAGAAAGTCAACACCAAAGAACGCCGCTATGCAATCCGCTCTGCAATCGCAGCAACCAGGGATCCGACTCTCGTGAGCCTGAGAGGCCACATCTTTGAAGCCGAGCTTCCGATTGTTACGGAAAACGCTCTTGAGGACCTGGACAAGACAAAGCAGGTAATAGAATTCCTGCAGGCTATAGGAGTCTACGAAGACGTGCTCAGGGCAAAATATGGAAGACACATCAGAGCCGGCCGCGGAAAGCTCAGAGGTAGGAAATACAAGCACAAAAAGAGCGTCCTTATTGTTGTTGCAGGGGAAAGCGCCCCTATCCTGAAGGCTGCAAGAAACCTCTCAGGGGTAGATGTTGTAACAGTGGATTCACTGAATGCTGAACTGCTCGCACCTGGCACTCACGCAGGGCGCCTTACTATCTGGACAGAATCCGCAGTTGAAAAACTGGAAGGTGCATTCCAATGA